A region from the Triticum urartu cultivar G1812 chromosome 1, Tu2.1, whole genome shotgun sequence genome encodes:
- the LOC125537491 gene encoding transcription factor BHLH133-like — protein MEEAECASCWGSLDAICEESEMIAHLQSVLWCDSDSDANLRSSKNDSTNESFDLQVNDLSSANERDIGIKRKMQVDEQSDHHNEVPAVLSAPRKSGNKSRAAMDSQSNYAKRRRHKINERLRVLQHLIPNGTKVDISTMLEEAVQYVKFLHMQIKLLSSDEMWMYAPLAYDGINASSPHLDSLVQE, from the exons ATGGAGGAGGCAGAATGTGCATCTTGTTGGGGTTCTCTCGATGCAATCTGTGAGGAGTCGGAGATGATTGCACATTTGCAGTCAGTGCTCTGGTGTGACAGTGATTCTGATGCAAACCTCCGCTCCTCCAAAAATGATAGCACAAATGAATCTTTTGATCTCCAAGTCAATGACCTCAGTTCGGCAAATGAGAGGGACATTGGTATCAAGAGAAAGATGCAAGTGGATGAGCAGAGCGACCATCACAATGAAGTCCCCGCGGTTCTCTCG GCCCCAAGGAAGAGTGGTAACAAATCAAGAGCTGCAATGGACTCACAAAGCAACTATGCAAAG AGAAGAAGGCATAAGATCAACGAGAGGCTAAGAGTACTGCAGCACCTGATCCCTAACGGCACAAAG GTTGACATAAGCACAATGTTGGAGGAAGCAGTCCAGTATGTCAAGTTTCTGCATATGCAGATCAAG CTCTTGAGCTCTGATGAAATGTGGATGTACGCTCCGCTCGCCTACGACGGCATCAATGCCAGTTCCCCCCATTTGGATTCTCTGGTTCAGGAATGA